A window of the Dyadobacter pollutisoli genome harbors these coding sequences:
- a CDS encoding winged helix-turn-helix transcriptional regulator encodes MTKLWNNWYNFVTSITEYTSMQNDELREKAKEILSHPRDQREEIQALQDTIYVIGGKWKLPIINSLCNGNKRFRDIERSIPGITTRMLSRELKEMEANQLLRRTVTPSSPVMVEYTVTDYCQSFGDIILEMIKWGKEHREKIMGHSP; translated from the coding sequence TTGACAAAATTATGGAATAACTGGTATAACTTTGTAACCAGTATCACAGAGTATACCAGCATGCAAAACGACGAACTACGCGAAAAAGCAAAAGAAATCCTGTCTCATCCCCGGGATCAGCGGGAAGAGATACAGGCGCTTCAGGACACCATTTATGTGATCGGAGGAAAATGGAAACTACCCATTATCAACTCATTATGCAATGGAAACAAGCGTTTCAGGGACATCGAAAGAAGTATCCCTGGCATTACTACGCGCATGCTATCCCGCGAGCTGAAAGAAATGGAAGCCAATCAGCTCTTGCGCAGGACAGTAACGCCATCATCACCCGTGATGGTGGAATACACCGTGACCGACTATTGCCAGTCGTTCGGTGATATCATTCTGGAGATGATCAAATGGGGCAAGGAGCATCGGGAGAAGATTATGGGCCATAGCCCATAA